A stretch of the Saprospiraceae bacterium genome encodes the following:
- a CDS encoding glycosyltransferase family 9 protein, protein MKRKILIIRFSSIGDLILITPIVRCLKMQLDSEIHLITKAGFKSVLVSNPYIDKHWSFDKSIFECLDELKSESFDLVIDLHKNTRSFLLRILLHKPTYSFNKINIWKWIMCAFKINLMPDKHLVDRYFEGLRALHVKNDGKGLDYFFNKNINQEAIIEGLPPKFIVGVLGAAHFTKQIPLEKWRELMGSVKFPIVLIGGKNELLSGKQLELEFPGRFINCAGQFSIDQSAKIIESAMMVITPDTGMMHITAALKKPMHVFWGNTIPQFGMSPYYGTKPGIHRNHEVLNLACRPCSKLGFPKCPKNHFNCMMQQQITPILLDLEM, encoded by the coding sequence ACACCAATTGTTCGTTGTCTAAAAATGCAATTGGATTCAGAAATACATCTAATCACGAAAGCGGGATTTAAATCGGTATTAGTTAGTAATCCTTACATTGATAAACATTGGAGTTTTGACAAGTCAATTTTTGAATGCCTGGATGAGCTAAAATCCGAGTCCTTCGACCTGGTAATCGATCTGCACAAAAATACCAGATCTTTTCTGTTGAGAATTTTACTACACAAACCCACTTATAGTTTTAATAAAATTAATATCTGGAAATGGATTATGTGTGCATTTAAAATCAACTTAATGCCTGATAAGCATTTAGTAGATCGTTATTTTGAAGGATTAAGGGCACTGCATGTTAAAAATGATGGAAAGGGACTTGATTATTTTTTTAACAAGAATATTAACCAGGAGGCGATTATTGAAGGCTTGCCTCCAAAATTTATAGTAGGTGTTTTAGGTGCTGCGCATTTTACTAAGCAAATTCCTTTAGAAAAGTGGCGAGAATTAATGGGTAGCGTAAAGTTTCCAATTGTATTAATTGGTGGAAAAAACGAATTATTATCAGGGAAGCAATTGGAATTGGAATTTCCGGGTAGATTCATAAATTGTGCAGGCCAATTTTCAATAGACCAGTCAGCTAAAATTATTGAAAGTGCAATGATGGTAATTACTCCTGATACTGGAATGATGCATATAACCGCGGCCTTAAAGAAACCAATGCACGTGTTTTGGGGAAATACCATTCCTCAATTCGGCATGTCTCCGTATTACGGAACAAAACCAGGAATACACCGCAACCATGAAGTATTGAATTTAGCGTGTCGACCCTGTTCGAAGTTAGGTTTTCCTAAATGTCCTAAAAATCACTTTAATTGTATGATGCAACAACAGATTACACCCATCCTGTTAGATTTAGAAATGTGA
- a CDS encoding M48 family metallopeptidase — translation MYDATTDYTHPVRFRNVMKNAFYYSGIKPSPVPVEVNFEPDSFKIIIQKNNQIQSVEWPINQIKPDSNYSGMKLILSHGVKPPFEYLEFDSTEILDFLQNKYPYHKWIKKDDWINKNAFGLILGGIAILVIGILGLYLLIAPKVSDGLTKTIPIKWEVELGDKMFSQFMTADKENKLKSMQLDSFFKLMNVTSAYPIRIHFSEDTILNAFAIPGGHIVVYKGLIDKLNNYESLAGLLAHEFTHIERKHSLKTIFRSASSYLILAAVFGDLTGLAGVILENANSIQNLSYSRKFEHEADQYAVSILLDRKIGLTGMLDLFKVFLNIGNKGLSVPAFLSTHPVTEDRIKYIESHMAGRESETMDHQELKQLFLRLKL, via the coding sequence TTGTATGATGCAACAACAGATTACACCCATCCTGTTAGATTTAGAAATGTGATGAAAAATGCTTTTTATTATTCTGGTATAAAGCCAAGTCCTGTACCGGTTGAAGTTAATTTCGAACCGGATTCGTTTAAAATTATAATTCAAAAAAACAACCAGATTCAATCGGTTGAATGGCCTATAAATCAAATAAAGCCTGACTCCAATTATTCTGGTATGAAATTAATCCTGTCGCATGGAGTCAAACCTCCTTTTGAATATTTAGAATTCGATTCAACAGAAATATTGGACTTCCTGCAAAATAAATATCCTTATCATAAATGGATAAAAAAAGATGACTGGATCAACAAAAATGCATTTGGATTAATTTTAGGGGGAATAGCCATATTGGTCATCGGGATTTTAGGCCTCTATTTATTGATAGCACCGAAAGTTTCAGACGGATTAACAAAAACAATTCCGATTAAATGGGAAGTTGAATTGGGTGACAAAATGTTTTCGCAGTTTATGACTGCGGATAAAGAAAATAAACTAAAATCAATGCAGTTGGATTCGTTTTTCAAACTAATGAATGTGACCTCAGCGTATCCTATTCGCATTCATTTTTCTGAAGATACAATTCTGAATGCATTTGCCATTCCTGGAGGTCACATCGTGGTTTATAAAGGATTGATAGATAAATTAAACAATTACGAAAGTCTTGCAGGTTTGCTTGCACATGAATTTACACATATTGAAAGAAAGCACAGTTTGAAAACAATCTTTAGATCCGCATCTTCTTATTTGATTTTGGCAGCGGTCTTTGGAGATTTAACCGGTTTGGCTGGAGTCATTCTGGAAAATGCTAATTCAATACAAAATTTAAGTTACTCTAGAAAATTTGAACATGAAGCAGATCAATATGCGGTTTCGATCCTATTAGATCGCAAAATAGGATTGACAGGAATGCTTGATTTGTTTAAAGTGTTTTTAAATATAGGAAACAAAGGTTTATCGGTACCTGCATTTTTAAGTACCCATCCCGTTACTGAGGATCGGATTAAATACATAGAATCACACATGGCTGGGCGTGAATCTGAAACGATGGATCATCAAGAACTCAAACAGCTTTTTCTTAGATTGAAATTATAA